From a region of the Mycobacterium intracellulare ATCC 13950 genome:
- the fadD17 gene encoding long-chain-fatty-acid--CoA ligase FadD17, producing the protein MELTDDLTVTKLLAPLTEIDDRGIYFEDSFTSWRDHLQQGAAIAAALRERLDPTRPPHVGVLLENTPFFSAMLVAAGMSGIVPVGLNPVRRGEALQRDIARADCQLVLADSKSSETLGDIEHLNADSVAWADELAAHRDAPIVFQDAAPADLFMLIFTSGTSGEPKAVKCSHGKVAIAGVTMSQRFGLGPDDVCYVSMPLFHSNAVLVGWAVAAACAGSMALRRKFSASNFIVDVRRYGATYANYVGKPLSYVLATPERPDDADNPLRAVYGNEGVPDDIERFARRFGCVVQDGFGSTEGGVAIARTPDTPPGSLGPLPPGIDIVDPDTGASCPPGVVGELVNVAGPGRFEGYYNDDAAEAERMAGGVYHSGDLAYRDDAGYAYFAGRLGDWMRVDGENLGAAPIERVLLRHPDLTEVAVYPVPDAIVGDQVMAAVVMAPGTEFDDEKFRAFLAEQPDLGPKQWPSYVRVSTELPRTVTFKVLKRQLAAQGVDCGDPVWKIHR; encoded by the coding sequence ATGGAGCTCACCGACGACCTGACGGTCACCAAGCTGCTGGCGCCGCTGACCGAGATCGACGACCGGGGTATCTACTTCGAGGACTCGTTCACCAGCTGGCGCGATCACCTGCAGCAGGGTGCCGCGATCGCCGCGGCGCTGCGTGAGCGGCTCGACCCCACCCGGCCACCCCACGTCGGAGTGCTGCTGGAGAACACGCCCTTCTTCTCGGCGATGCTGGTCGCGGCGGGAATGTCGGGGATCGTGCCGGTCGGGCTCAACCCGGTGCGCCGCGGCGAGGCGCTGCAGCGCGACATCGCCCGGGCCGACTGCCAATTGGTGCTCGCCGACTCCAAATCGTCTGAGACGCTGGGTGATATCGAGCACCTGAACGCCGACTCCGTCGCGTGGGCCGACGAACTGGCCGCGCACCGCGACGCCCCGATCGTTTTTCAGGACGCCGCGCCGGCGGATCTGTTCATGTTGATCTTCACGTCGGGTACCAGCGGCGAGCCCAAGGCGGTCAAGTGCAGCCACGGCAAGGTCGCGATCGCGGGCGTGACGATGTCGCAGCGCTTCGGCCTCGGCCCCGACGACGTCTGCTACGTGTCGATGCCGCTGTTTCATTCCAACGCGGTGCTGGTCGGCTGGGCGGTGGCGGCGGCGTGTGCGGGCTCAATGGCCTTGCGGCGCAAGTTCTCCGCCTCGAACTTCATTGTCGACGTCCGCCGCTACGGCGCCACGTACGCGAACTACGTCGGCAAGCCGTTGTCGTATGTACTGGCCACGCCCGAGCGGCCCGACGATGCGGACAACCCGCTGCGCGCGGTGTACGGCAACGAGGGCGTTCCCGATGACATCGAGCGCTTCGCCCGCCGATTCGGGTGTGTCGTGCAGGACGGGTTCGGTTCCACCGAGGGCGGCGTGGCCATCGCGCGCACCCCGGACACACCGCCGGGTTCATTGGGCCCCCTCCCGCCGGGCATCGACATCGTCGATCCCGACACCGGCGCGTCATGCCCACCGGGCGTGGTCGGCGAACTGGTGAACGTCGCCGGGCCGGGCCGTTTCGAGGGTTATTACAACGACGACGCCGCCGAGGCCGAGCGGATGGCCGGCGGGGTCTACCACAGCGGCGATCTGGCCTACCGTGACGACGCCGGTTATGCGTATTTCGCTGGGCGGCTGGGTGATTGGATGCGCGTCGACGGCGAAAACCTCGGCGCCGCGCCGATTGAGCGGGTGTTGCTGCGCCACCCCGACCTGACCGAGGTCGCGGTGTACCCGGTGCCCGACGCGATCGTCGGCGACCAAGTCATGGCCGCGGTGGTGATGGCGCCGGGCACCGAGTTCGACGACGAGAAGTTCCGCGCCTTCTTGGCCGAGCAACCGGACTTGGGACCCAAGCAATGGCCGTCGTACGTACGGGTCAGCACCGAACTCCCGCGCACGGTGACCTTCAAGGTGCTCAAGCGGCAACTGGCCGCTCAGGGCGTCGACTGCGGCGATCCGGTCTGGAAGATCCACCGCTAG
- a CDS encoding acyl-CoA dehydrogenase — protein sequence MRISYTPEQEELRRELRSYFTNLMTPERREALTSSGGGEVGTGTAYRDTVAQMGKDGWLTLNWPKEYGGQDRSPMDSLIFTDEAAIAGVPVPFLTINSVAPTIMAFGTEEQKKFFLPKIAAGELHFSIGYSEPGAGTDLANLRTTAVRDGDDYVINGQKMWTSLIAYADWVWLAVRTNPDAKKHRGISMLTVPTTAEGFSWTPVHTMAGVDTSATYYSDVRVPVTNLIGEENGGWKLVTNQLNHERVALVSPQPIFLALREVREWAQNTKDDGGARLIDSEWVQLNLARVHAKAEVLKLINWELASAASEDLSPADASAAKVYGTELATEAYRLLMEVLGTAATVRQNSPGSLLRGRVERMHRACLILTFGGGTNEVQRDIIGMVALGLPRNR from the coding sequence ATGCGCATCAGTTACACCCCTGAGCAAGAAGAGCTGCGTCGCGAGCTGCGGTCGTACTTCACCAACCTGATGACCCCGGAGCGTCGCGAGGCGCTGACCTCCTCGGGGGGCGGCGAGGTCGGTACCGGCACGGCGTATCGCGACACCGTCGCGCAGATGGGCAAAGACGGGTGGCTCACCCTGAACTGGCCCAAGGAGTACGGCGGCCAGGACCGCTCGCCGATGGACTCGCTGATCTTCACCGACGAGGCCGCCATCGCCGGCGTGCCGGTGCCGTTCCTGACGATCAACAGCGTCGCGCCGACCATCATGGCGTTCGGCACCGAGGAACAGAAGAAGTTCTTCCTGCCCAAGATCGCCGCGGGCGAGCTGCACTTCTCGATCGGCTACTCCGAGCCCGGCGCCGGCACCGACCTCGCCAACCTGCGCACGACCGCGGTGCGCGACGGCGACGACTACGTCATCAACGGCCAGAAGATGTGGACCAGCCTGATCGCCTACGCCGACTGGGTGTGGTTGGCGGTGCGCACCAACCCCGACGCCAAGAAGCACCGCGGGATTTCGATGCTGACCGTGCCGACCACCGCGGAGGGTTTCTCCTGGACCCCGGTGCACACGATGGCCGGTGTGGACACCAGCGCCACCTATTACTCCGACGTCCGCGTCCCGGTGACCAACCTGATCGGCGAGGAGAACGGCGGCTGGAAGCTGGTGACCAACCAGCTCAACCACGAGCGCGTCGCCCTGGTGTCGCCGCAACCGATCTTCTTGGCCCTGCGCGAGGTTCGCGAATGGGCGCAGAACACCAAGGACGACGGGGGCGCCCGGCTCATCGACTCGGAGTGGGTGCAGCTCAACCTGGCCCGGGTGCACGCCAAGGCCGAGGTCCTCAAGCTGATCAACTGGGAGCTGGCCTCGGCGGCGAGTGAAGACCTGTCGCCCGCCGACGCGTCGGCGGCCAAGGTCTACGGCACCGAGCTGGCCACCGAGGCCTACCGGCTGCTGATGGAGGTGCTGGGTACCGCGGCGACGGTGCGCCAGAATTCGCCGGGCTCGTTGCTGCGGGGCCGGGTCGAGCGGATGCACCGGGCCTGCCTGATCCTGACCTTCGGCGGCGGCACCAACGAAGTTCAGCGCGACATCATCGGCATGGTCGCCCTCGGTCTGCCCCGCAACCGCTGA
- a CDS encoding acyl-CoA dehydrogenase family protein, whose product MDFTTTEAANDLGNLVDTIVDSVCTPEHQRELDGLDQRFDRDLWRKLIDAGILSSASASSLGGDGFGALEQIAILVALGHQLAAVPYLESVVLGAGALARFGSEELQQNWGVPAVNGEKTLSIALDGEMGEGPVQALSAGAGYRLTGTRTQVGFGPVADAFLVPAETDAGTAVFLVAADDPGVTVTALQTTGLGSVGHLALDGTEVDGGRRVGGAEVATWLGTLGTLGRSAFQLGVLERGLQMTAEYAREREQFDRPIGSFQAVSQRLADGYIDVKGLRLTLTQAAWRVSEDIPAEIDVASAAFWAADAGHRVAHTIVHVHGGVGVDTDHPAHRYFLAAKEIEFALGGATGQLRRIGRELAETPA is encoded by the coding sequence ATGGATTTCACGACAACCGAAGCGGCGAACGACCTCGGCAACCTGGTCGACACGATCGTGGACTCGGTGTGCACCCCCGAACACCAGCGCGAGCTGGACGGGCTCGATCAACGGTTCGATCGCGACCTGTGGCGAAAGCTGATCGACGCCGGCATCCTGTCCAGCGCGTCGGCGTCATCGCTGGGCGGCGACGGTTTCGGCGCGCTCGAGCAGATCGCGATCCTGGTCGCGCTGGGCCATCAGCTGGCCGCGGTGCCCTACCTGGAGTCGGTGGTGCTGGGCGCCGGGGCGCTGGCCCGGTTCGGCTCCGAAGAGCTGCAGCAGAACTGGGGCGTGCCGGCGGTCAACGGCGAGAAGACCCTGAGCATCGCGCTCGACGGCGAGATGGGCGAGGGCCCGGTGCAGGCGCTAAGCGCCGGCGCCGGTTACCGGCTGACCGGCACGCGCACCCAGGTCGGTTTCGGCCCGGTGGCCGACGCGTTCCTGGTCCCCGCCGAAACGGATGCCGGCACGGCGGTTTTCCTGGTTGCCGCCGACGATCCCGGCGTCACGGTGACGGCCCTGCAGACCACCGGCCTGGGCAGCGTCGGGCACCTCGCACTGGACGGCACCGAGGTGGACGGCGGCCGCAGGGTCGGCGGCGCCGAGGTGGCGACCTGGCTCGGCACGCTGGGCACGTTGGGCCGCAGCGCTTTCCAGCTCGGGGTGCTCGAGCGTGGCCTGCAGATGACCGCCGAATACGCGCGCGAACGTGAGCAGTTCGACCGGCCGATCGGCAGCTTCCAGGCGGTCTCGCAGCGGCTGGCCGACGGCTACATCGACGTCAAGGGGTTGCGGCTGACGCTCACCCAGGCGGCCTGGCGAGTCTCCGAGGACATTCCGGCGGAGATCGACGTCGCCAGCGCGGCGTTTTGGGCCGCCGACGCCGGTCACCGGGTGGCGCACACCATCGTGCACGTGCACGGCGGCGTCGGCGTCGACACCGATCACCCCGCGCACCGATACTTCCTGGCCGCCAAGGAGATCGAGTTCGCGCTGGGCGGTGCCACCGGGCAGCTGCGCCGCATCGGGCGCGAGCTGGCGGAGACGCCCGCCTAG
- a CDS encoding serine hydrolase — protein MTARPLELALEASFEQLSAAAPANVGIAIARPDRTFSLGSWWSGVAWSTIKVPLAVAALRNDWLGARDFAVKAITESDNRASEQLWSQLGEPADAARQVQAVVAEGGDTATVVESRRLRRGFTAFGQTQWSLQRQARFAAELPTIPDAAEVIDLMQRLSSGDRWGLAAKGIAAKGGWGPGVHGEYLVRQFGIVPTPSGQWGVALAADARDGAFETGVDVVNTMTDWLLSRLPTLARY, from the coding sequence ATGACGGCTCGGCCTCTCGAGCTCGCGCTGGAAGCCAGCTTCGAACAGCTTTCCGCCGCGGCGCCGGCGAACGTCGGCATCGCGATCGCCCGGCCGGACCGGACATTTTCGCTGGGGAGCTGGTGGTCGGGTGTGGCGTGGTCGACGATCAAAGTGCCCCTGGCGGTGGCGGCGCTGCGCAACGATTGGCTGGGTGCCCGCGATTTTGCCGTGAAGGCCATCACCGAATCCGACAATCGCGCATCCGAGCAGTTGTGGTCGCAGTTGGGCGAGCCGGCCGACGCGGCACGGCAGGTTCAGGCGGTGGTGGCCGAGGGCGGTGACACCGCGACGGTGGTCGAATCGCGCCGACTTCGCCGTGGTTTCACCGCTTTCGGCCAAACCCAGTGGAGCCTGCAGCGCCAGGCGCGGTTCGCCGCGGAGCTGCCGACCATCCCCGACGCCGCCGAGGTGATCGACCTGATGCAACGACTCAGCAGCGGTGACCGATGGGGGCTGGCCGCCAAAGGGATTGCCGCGAAAGGGGGTTGGGGGCCCGGAGTGCACGGCGAGTACCTGGTACGGCAATTCGGGATCGTCCCCACGCCGTCCGGGCAGTGGGGTGTGGCACTGGCGGCGGACGCGCGCGACGGCGCGTTCGAGACCGGCGTCGACGTGGTCAATACGATGACGGACTGGTTGCTGAGCCGGCTGCCGACCCTAGCCCGTTATTGA